The Corynebacterium camporealensis genome contains a region encoding:
- a CDS encoding electron transfer flavoprotein subunit beta/FixA family protein, translating to MPAIVALVKHVPDTWSTKTLQADHRLDRGSVDNVIDEINEYSVEQALRLRDENPDAGYRVVALTMGPAAADEALRKALAMGADDAVHVVDDSLAGADGLSTAWTLNAALNTIDDVQLITLGNAASDASTGLLAGLLAEYRQLPALTELRAASLSEGTVRGTREDSRGHFELEASLPALISVTDKADKPRFPNFKGLMAAKKAEITTLDVAALGIEAVAPTTEVLSAAQRPPREAGEVISEPDAAVAATKIADYLVAKNLI from the coding sequence ATGCCCGCAATTGTGGCTTTGGTCAAACACGTACCGGATACCTGGTCGACGAAGACGCTGCAGGCGGACCACCGCTTGGACCGCGGCAGCGTGGATAACGTCATCGATGAAATCAACGAGTACTCCGTCGAACAGGCACTGCGTCTGCGCGATGAGAACCCGGATGCCGGTTACCGCGTCGTGGCGCTGACCATGGGCCCTGCAGCTGCCGATGAAGCACTGCGCAAGGCCTTGGCCATGGGTGCTGACGATGCGGTGCATGTCGTTGATGATTCCCTCGCCGGTGCCGACGGGTTGTCTACGGCGTGGACGTTGAATGCTGCGCTGAACACTATTGACGATGTCCAGCTGATTACGTTGGGCAATGCAGCTTCCGATGCCTCTACCGGCCTGCTGGCTGGCCTGCTGGCGGAGTACCGTCAGCTTCCGGCGCTTACGGAGCTGCGTGCGGCGTCGTTGTCTGAAGGCACGGTGCGCGGTACTCGTGAGGATTCCCGCGGCCACTTTGAGCTGGAAGCATCCTTGCCGGCTCTGATTAGCGTCACCGATAAGGCCGACAAGCCGCGCTTCCCGAACTTCAAGGGACTGATGGCAGCGAAGAAGGCAGAGATTACGACTTTGGATGTTGCTGCTTTGGGCATTGAGGCTGTCGCACCGACGACTGAGGTCTTGTCTGCTGCCCAGCGCCCGCCGCGTGAGGCCGGAGAGGTTATCTCCGAGCCGGATGCGGCTGTGGCTGCCACCAAGATTGCCGATTACCTGGTTGCTAAGAACCTGATTTAG
- a CDS encoding electron transfer flavoprotein subunit alpha/FixB family protein: MSHVYVLVEHSAGELAEVTGELITAARPLGVVSAVVVGAQADQFDAELAQLGAAQVVQASAADYDQRLITPEVDALEALAKANPAPILLAATPAGNEIAGRLSARLASGALVNVDSVNAEGVATQTIFGGSYETHTKATGPSPIYTLRPGAVAADPQPAEGAAAPMPLPAATAKDATVTAFTPAEKSARPELTAAKVVVAGGRGVGDEFASVVEPLADALGGAVGATRDAVDEGFYDPAHQVGQTGVTVSPDLYIGLGISGAIQHTSGMQTAGTIIVVNQDQDEPFFQIADLGVVGDLHEIAPALVAELDKRKQ; encoded by the coding sequence ATGTCGCACGTATACGTATTGGTAGAACACTCCGCAGGTGAACTTGCCGAGGTAACCGGAGAACTCATCACTGCCGCACGTCCCTTGGGCGTGGTTTCCGCGGTTGTTGTCGGCGCGCAGGCTGACCAGTTCGACGCGGAGCTTGCCCAGCTGGGTGCAGCCCAGGTCGTCCAGGCCAGCGCTGCCGATTACGACCAGCGTTTGATTACCCCGGAGGTCGACGCCCTCGAGGCGCTGGCCAAGGCCAATCCGGCACCGATTCTGCTGGCTGCCACTCCGGCGGGCAATGAGATTGCCGGTCGTTTGTCGGCACGCCTGGCTTCCGGCGCACTGGTCAATGTTGATTCCGTCAACGCCGAGGGGGTTGCGACCCAGACGATTTTCGGCGGTTCTTACGAAACCCACACCAAGGCCACCGGCCCAAGCCCGATTTACACCCTGCGCCCGGGCGCGGTGGCCGCGGATCCACAGCCTGCCGAGGGCGCTGCAGCTCCCATGCCACTGCCGGCAGCCACCGCGAAGGACGCTACCGTGACCGCGTTTACCCCGGCTGAGAAGTCCGCTCGCCCAGAGCTGACTGCTGCCAAGGTCGTGGTCGCCGGCGGTCGCGGCGTAGGCGACGAATTCGCTTCCGTGGTCGAACCGCTTGCCGACGCACTCGGCGGCGCTGTCGGTGCCACCCGCGATGCCGTCGACGAAGGGTTCTACGACCCGGCCCACCAGGTCGGCCAGACTGGAGTGACCGTCTCGCCAGACCTCTACATCGGCCTGGGCATTTCCGGTGCCATCCAGCACACCTCCGGCATGCAGACCGCCGGTACCATCATCGTGGTCAACCAGGATCAGGATGAGCCTTTCTTCCAGATTGCAGATCTTGGCGTCGTCGGCGACCTGCACGAGATTGCCCCGGCACTCGTGGCTGAGCTGGACAAGAGGAAGCAGTAA